A region of Anguilla rostrata isolate EN2019 chromosome 10, ASM1855537v3, whole genome shotgun sequence DNA encodes the following proteins:
- the tm2d2 gene encoding TM2 domain-containing protein 2: MFRVSVSYILLCGQILLLLTVLLLQCLEGTHSHNASTTPGNRGTTAAFGDQENGTFRTTPADHANESHQNVWEYRPPSPVVLCSYLPEEFIYCQPPVDHTGNTTALAEMGHGCAKFGGQAYKDVNHTRVMCMALDGIECAPPREFLRGHEPCIKYTGHYFITTLLYSFFLGCFGVDRFCLGHTGTAVGKLLTLGGLGIWWFVDLILLITGGLMPSDGSNWCTFY; encoded by the exons ATGTTCCGGGTTTCTGTGAGCTACATTCTACTATGCGGCCAGATTCTGCTTCTTCTGACCGTGTTGTTGCTGCAATGTTTGGAAGGGACTCATTCTCACAACGCGTCGACAACACCTGGAAACCGTGGTACAACCGCTGCATTTGGAGACCAAGAAAACGGGACATTTCGTACCACACCAGCTGACCATGCGAATGAGTCCCACCAAAACGTCTGGGAATACAGGCCCCCATCGCCGGTTGTCCTTTGTAGCTATCT GCCGGAGGAGTTTATATATTGTCAACCACCTGTCGACCACACAGGGAATACGACTGCTTTAGCGGAAATGGGCCATGGTTGTGCGAAG TTTGGAGGCCAGGCATATAAAGATGTGAACCACACACGGGTGATGTGCATGGCGCTGGATGGCATCGAGTGTGCCCCTCCGCGAGAGTTTCTGAGAGGGCACGAGCCCTGCATTAA GTACACGGGGCACTACTTCATAACCACCCTGCTCTACTCCTTCTTCCTGGGCTGCTTCGGGGTGGACCGCTTCTGCCTGGGCCACACCGGCACGGCGGTGGGGAAGCTGCTCACGCTCGGGGGGCTGGGCATCTGGTGGTTCGTGGACCTGATCCTGCTCATCACCGGCGGCCTGATGCCCAGCGACGGCAGCAACTGGTGCACTTTCTACTGA